In the genome of Rhodoferax fermentans, one region contains:
- a CDS encoding lipoprotein insertase outer membrane protein LolB: protein MSLRVQEDASAISQQSQSFSAAFELQGNPAQGELQFFTPLGSTAAALSWSPAGAQLQARGETREFSDLTQLLTSLLGTDVPVAALFAWLNGQPQVEPGWQVDLSQRAQGKIQARRTSPEPAAELRVLLDD, encoded by the coding sequence TTGTCCTTGCGTGTACAGGAGGATGCCAGCGCCATCTCACAACAGAGCCAGTCCTTCAGCGCAGCCTTTGAATTACAGGGCAACCCGGCGCAGGGCGAGTTGCAGTTCTTCACCCCACTGGGCAGCACAGCTGCTGCTTTGTCCTGGTCGCCCGCTGGTGCACAGCTACAGGCCAGGGGCGAAACACGTGAGTTCAGCGATCTGACACAGTTGCTCACCTCCTTGCTGGGCACCGATGTTCCGGTGGCCGCCTTGTTTGCCTGGCTGAACGGCCAGCCACAGGTGGAGCCTGGCTGGCAGGTGGATCTGTCGCAAAGAGCGCAAGGCAAAATCCAGGCGCGCCGCACCTCACCCGAACCCGCGGCTGAACTGCGGGTGCTGCTCGACGACTGA
- a CDS encoding tetratricopeptide repeat protein yields MRLTSVLLPLLLSCSLGVHAQSTGSSEPVSKRSALDAPLFYEILLGEINARVQEPGAAFSLLLDAAQKTKEPALFRRAVQVALQARSGDSALQAARAWSQAIPDSREANHFVVQILLGLNRVADTQEVLKREISLAPAKERRDLIWSLPQAFERMSDRPLAASTVQKALNPWLSDPGLGATAWAVVGRLWQAANDNTKALDAAIKGMAMDPRSEHPALLALSLMQPQTPQAESLVKKHLPSARPEFRMAYIKVLLKNRREDDAQRQLQTIRTDTPDYPDAWLIDGALAMQAGQSALAEKQFQRYLELVDAQPALQQAAETKRGRSQAFLSLSQLAQQRKDLQAAEAWLQRIDNPEDVLRAQVRRAALIAKQGRVDEAISLIQSLPENSDADAGLKRSAEVQLLRDEKLFTRARDRLQQLTQQFPDDLELLYELAMAHERLGNLAEMEQLLRTLIAARPDDANAYNALGYSLADHNMRLPEAIALIKKALELSPNNAFITDSLAWAEFRSGNFTEAVRLLRSAYKERPDAEIAAHLGEVLWQAGQQQEAIQVFRDGLKINPDNDTLSETIQRLRVPL; encoded by the coding sequence ATGCGACTCACATCCGTCCTCTTGCCCCTGCTGCTGTCCTGCTCGCTCGGGGTTCATGCCCAGTCCACCGGTTCCTCAGAGCCCGTCTCCAAACGCTCTGCACTGGACGCTCCGCTGTTCTACGAAATCCTGCTGGGTGAAATCAACGCCCGCGTGCAGGAACCGGGAGCGGCTTTTTCGCTGCTGCTGGATGCGGCGCAAAAAACCAAAGAGCCCGCGCTGTTTCGGCGTGCGGTTCAGGTTGCTTTGCAGGCGCGCTCGGGTGACTCCGCACTGCAGGCCGCCAGAGCCTGGAGCCAGGCCATTCCCGACTCCAGGGAAGCGAACCATTTTGTCGTGCAGATTCTGCTCGGTTTGAACCGCGTGGCCGACACCCAGGAGGTGCTCAAACGCGAGATCAGCTTGGCACCCGCCAAAGAGCGACGGGATTTGATCTGGTCTCTGCCGCAAGCATTTGAGCGCATGAGTGATCGGCCACTGGCGGCCTCCACCGTCCAGAAAGCCCTGAACCCTTGGCTCAGCGACCCAGGCTTGGGCGCCACCGCATGGGCCGTCGTCGGACGTTTGTGGCAAGCCGCCAATGACAACACCAAGGCCTTGGATGCCGCTATCAAGGGCATGGCCATGGACCCACGCTCCGAACACCCGGCGCTGCTGGCGCTGTCGCTGATGCAGCCGCAAACACCCCAAGCCGAGAGTCTGGTCAAAAAACATCTGCCCAGCGCCCGGCCAGAATTCCGCATGGCCTACATCAAGGTTCTGCTCAAAAACCGACGCGAAGACGATGCACAGCGTCAGTTGCAAACCATCCGGACCGACACCCCCGACTACCCCGATGCCTGGCTGATTGACGGCGCCTTGGCCATGCAGGCTGGCCAGTCTGCCTTGGCTGAAAAGCAATTCCAGCGTTACCTGGAGCTAGTCGACGCCCAACCTGCATTGCAACAAGCAGCAGAAACCAAACGCGGCCGCTCACAAGCCTTTTTGTCCTTGTCGCAGCTGGCGCAACAGCGCAAGGATCTCCAAGCCGCCGAGGCCTGGTTGCAACGGATCGACAACCCGGAAGATGTGTTGCGCGCACAGGTCCGCCGGGCCGCGTTGATCGCCAAACAAGGCCGGGTGGACGAGGCCATCAGCTTGATCCAGAGCCTGCCCGAAAACTCGGATGCCGATGCCGGGCTCAAACGCTCAGCCGAGGTGCAGCTGCTGCGGGATGAAAAACTTTTCACGCGCGCCCGCGACCGCTTGCAGCAACTCACCCAACAGTTCCCTGATGACCTTGAACTCCTCTACGAATTGGCCATGGCCCATGAAAGATTGGGCAACCTGGCCGAGATGGAACAGCTGCTGCGTACGCTGATCGCCGCCAGACCGGATGACGCCAACGCCTACAACGCCCTGGGTTATTCACTGGCCGATCACAACATGCGCCTGCCCGAAGCCATCGCACTGATCAAAAAAGCCCTGGAGCTCTCGCCCAACAACGCCTTTATCACCGACAGCCTGGCCTGGGCCGAGTTCCGCAGTGGCAACTTCACCGAGGCCGTGCGGCTGTTGCGCAGCGCGTACAAAGAGCGGCCAGACGCTGAAATTGCCGCCCATCTGGGCGAGGTTCTGTGGCAAGCGGGTCAACAACAAGAGGCCATCCAGGTGTTTCGCGACGGTCTCAAAATCAATCCCGACAACGACACCCTCAGCGAAACCATCCAACGCCTGCGTGTTCCGCTGTGA
- a CDS encoding dynamin family protein, translating into MGTSFNDKFDQHSAWRREFALRLKLLSQWLKDQDLLDASVEDRLHRLETQVRVDKVTVAFVAEFSRGKSELINAIFFAGYGRRIMPASAGRTTMCPTEMAYDPEVPPCLRLLPIETRLQPQSLMEWRLAPEKWERLELEVNNPKQLAEAFAKVAETRRVTQDEARALGFWHSDDGNAVPDANGLLEVPKWRHALINIAHPLLKQGLVILDTPGLNAIGAEPELTVSLIPQAQAVVFILGADTGVTQSDLSIWREHLVEDGQDLSTRLVVLNKIDTLWDALDSPQEVQAQIERQKRGSAEILGIPADQVVAVSAQKGLLAKVKNDAALLKRSCLEQLEDALSQDIMGRRQKILGAAVSRGITALRGETGRCVHIRRRDLTEQLLELKGLQGKNQPVIKNMRARVAQEQAEFDAAGVKIHAVRSVHLKLIREIFGLLGPKTLKDEMAQLTAALKQKGFKLGIKRSYGETFERLRANLRQVHAKGLDIHAMLAATFLQLNTEYGFSLQVPDEPQMAPYLSDLDLIERSHVQYLGIGNAFRLAQPEFADRLVRALSTRMRAVNETVLGDIEAWSKSAASQLDSQLRERRKNFVRRLEAIDRIGQASSGLDERIEDIHARSTELDQVELKLVELTDSLLQMTTPARFGVAVHAS; encoded by the coding sequence TTGGGAACTTCATTCAACGACAAATTTGACCAGCACAGTGCCTGGCGGCGTGAGTTTGCCTTGCGCCTCAAGCTGTTGTCCCAATGGTTGAAGGACCAAGATTTGCTGGATGCATCGGTGGAGGACCGTTTGCACCGGCTCGAAACCCAGGTGCGTGTCGACAAGGTGACGGTGGCCTTTGTGGCAGAGTTTTCGCGTGGCAAGTCGGAGTTGATCAACGCGATCTTTTTTGCGGGTTATGGTCGGCGCATCATGCCTGCCAGTGCCGGGCGCACCACCATGTGTCCCACCGAGATGGCCTATGACCCGGAGGTGCCGCCGTGTTTGCGCCTGTTGCCCATCGAGACCCGCCTGCAGCCGCAGTCCCTCATGGAGTGGCGCCTGGCACCCGAGAAGTGGGAGCGGCTGGAGCTGGAGGTCAACAACCCCAAACAACTGGCCGAAGCTTTTGCCAAAGTGGCAGAAACCCGTCGTGTCACGCAGGACGAGGCGCGTGCCCTGGGCTTCTGGCACAGCGACGACGGCAATGCAGTGCCTGATGCCAATGGCCTGTTGGAGGTGCCCAAGTGGCGCCACGCCTTGATCAACATCGCCCACCCTTTGCTCAAGCAGGGCCTGGTCATTCTGGATACACCGGGCTTGAATGCGATTGGTGCCGAGCCTGAGCTCACGGTCAGCCTGATCCCGCAAGCGCAGGCGGTGGTGTTTATCCTGGGCGCTGACACCGGGGTGACCCAATCCGACCTGTCGATCTGGCGTGAACACCTGGTGGAAGACGGGCAAGACCTGTCCACACGCCTGGTGGTGTTGAACAAGATCGACACCTTGTGGGACGCACTGGACAGCCCGCAGGAGGTTCAGGCACAGATTGAGCGGCAAAAACGCGGTTCGGCCGAGATTCTGGGTATTCCCGCAGACCAAGTGGTGGCGGTGTCGGCCCAGAAAGGCCTGCTTGCCAAGGTCAAGAATGACGCAGCGCTGCTCAAACGCAGTTGCCTGGAGCAACTGGAAGACGCCTTGAGCCAGGACATCATGGGGCGGCGGCAAAAAATTCTGGGTGCTGCGGTGAGCCGTGGCATCACTGCCCTGCGCGGTGAAACCGGCCGCTGTGTGCACATCCGCCGCCGCGACCTGACCGAGCAGCTGCTGGAACTCAAAGGTCTGCAGGGCAAGAACCAACCTGTGATCAAAAACATGCGGGCGCGGGTGGCGCAGGAGCAGGCCGAATTTGATGCGGCTGGCGTCAAAATTCACGCGGTGCGTTCGGTGCACCTGAAACTGATCCGGGAAATATTCGGTTTGCTTGGTCCCAAGACTCTCAAGGACGAGATGGCGCAACTGACCGCGGCGCTCAAGCAAAAAGGCTTCAAGCTGGGTATCAAGCGCTCATATGGCGAAACCTTCGAGCGCCTGCGTGCTAATTTGCGCCAGGTGCATGCCAAGGGGCTCGACATCCACGCCATGTTGGCGGCCACCTTTTTGCAACTCAACACCGAATACGGCTTTTCGCTGCAGGTGCCTGATGAGCCCCAGATGGCGCCATATCTGAGTGACCTGGACCTGATTGAGCGCAGCCATGTGCAATACCTCGGCATCGGCAACGCTTTCAGGCTGGCGCAGCCCGAGTTTGCGGATCGTCTGGTGCGGGCGTTGAGCACCCGCATGCGTGCCGTCAATGAGACCGTGCTGGGGGATATTGAGGCCTGGAGCAAATCGGCTGCGTCGCAGCTCGACTCGCAGCTGCGCGAACGACGCAAGAATTTTGTGCGGCGGCTCGAAGCGATTGACCGTATCGGCCAGGCATCGAGTGGACTCGACGAACGCATTGAGGACATCCATGCACGCAGCACTGAGTTGGATCAGGTTGAACTCAAGCTGGTGGAGTTGACCGACTCGCTGCTGCAGATGACCACCCCCGCGCGTTTTGGGGTGGCCGTGCATGCCTCTTGA
- the mutM gene encoding bifunctional DNA-formamidopyrimidine glycosylase/DNA-(apurinic or apyrimidinic site) lyase, producing MPELPEVEVTRRSFVDAIEGAQVLAVSLGKPLRWPLSCLPQELVGRSVKTVDRRGKYLLIALSQGWLLVHLGMSGSLRFSADLPAPGVHDHFELVTTRGCLRLNDPRRFGAVVYVESLSSPLAIKLLGRLGMEPLSETFELGLFTQGLKRRKMPIKQVLLAGELVVGVGNIYASEALFLAGIRPTSPAHTLSRPKAARLYAAIRDVLARAVEQGGSTLRDFSSSDGKPGYFQLEAMVYGRAGLPCKRCDTVIKLLRQGQRSTFYCPTCQKA from the coding sequence ATGCCTGAATTACCTGAAGTAGAAGTTACCCGCCGCAGTTTTGTGGATGCCATTGAGGGCGCTCAGGTGTTGGCGGTGTCCCTGGGCAAACCGCTGCGTTGGCCACTGTCTTGTCTGCCCCAGGAACTGGTGGGCCGATCGGTCAAAACCGTGGACAGGCGCGGCAAATACCTGTTGATTGCACTGAGTCAGGGTTGGTTGCTGGTGCACCTGGGCATGTCGGGCAGCCTGCGTTTTTCCGCAGATCTGCCTGCGCCGGGTGTCCATGACCATTTTGAACTGGTCACCACGCGCGGTTGTCTGCGCTTGAACGACCCACGCCGTTTTGGCGCGGTGGTGTACGTGGAGAGTTTGAGCTCCCCTCTGGCCATCAAGCTGCTGGGGCGTCTGGGCATGGAGCCGCTGTCGGAAACCTTTGAGCTTGGCCTGTTCACCCAGGGCCTCAAGCGACGAAAGATGCCGATCAAACAGGTGTTGCTGGCGGGCGAACTGGTGGTGGGGGTGGGCAACATCTATGCGTCCGAAGCCTTGTTTCTGGCAGGTATCCGACCTACCAGCCCGGCCCATACACTCAGCCGCCCCAAGGCGGCCAGGTTGTATGCGGCCATACGTGATGTGCTGGCTAGGGCGGTGGAGCAGGGGGGCAGCACCTTGCGTGATTTCTCCAGCAGTGACGGCAAACCCGGCTACTTCCAGCTGGAAGCCATGGTTTATGGTCGCGCGGGTTTGCCGTGCAAGCGGTGTGACACGGTCATCAAACTGCTGCGCCAGGGCCAGCGATCCACGTTTTACTGCCCGACCTGTCAAAAAGCTTGA
- the mutY gene encoding A/G-specific adenine glycosylase gives MPLELIAQNFAQRLVDWQRAHGRHDLPWQATREPYHVWLSEIMLQQTQVVTVRDYFTRFVARFPNVAALAKAPLDDVLGLWSGLGYYSRARNMHLCAQQVMAVHGGAFPRTAALLQTLPGIGPSTAAAVASICFGERVAILDGNVKRVLTRFLGFEADLALSANERQLWQEANRLLPEHDLAHTMPRYTQAIMDLGATVCTARKPACVACPFHGDCRAEALARQESFPVKTRKLKRTAQTIWLLWAVSDDAAVWLSQRPTPGVWAGLYCLPLFENREALLASVPPARHSQLQDQPVIKHVLTHKDLYLHPVSVVLPTGSPPDVAGAWVEAERWPSLGLPAPIRKLLTC, from the coding sequence ATGCCTCTTGAGTTGATCGCGCAGAACTTTGCGCAGAGATTGGTGGACTGGCAGCGTGCCCACGGTCGGCACGACCTGCCTTGGCAGGCCACGCGCGAGCCCTACCATGTGTGGCTCTCCGAGATCATGCTGCAGCAAACCCAGGTGGTCACCGTGCGCGACTACTTCACCCGGTTTGTGGCGCGCTTTCCAAACGTGGCGGCGCTGGCCAAGGCACCGCTGGATGATGTGCTGGGCCTGTGGAGTGGTCTGGGTTACTACAGTCGCGCCCGCAACATGCACCTGTGTGCGCAGCAGGTGATGGCGGTGCACGGTGGTGCCTTTCCCCGCACTGCGGCGCTGTTGCAGACCCTGCCGGGCATCGGCCCGTCCACGGCGGCGGCGGTGGCGTCGATCTGTTTTGGCGAACGCGTAGCGATTCTGGATGGCAACGTCAAACGGGTGCTGACACGTTTCCTGGGGTTTGAGGCTGATCTGGCGCTCTCTGCCAACGAGCGGCAGTTGTGGCAGGAGGCCAATCGCCTGCTGCCAGAGCATGATCTGGCCCACACCATGCCACGTTACACCCAGGCCATCATGGACCTGGGGGCCACGGTCTGTACCGCCAGAAAACCCGCTTGTGTGGCTTGTCCGTTCCATGGCGACTGCCGGGCTGAGGCCTTGGCGCGCCAGGAGAGTTTTCCGGTCAAGACCCGCAAACTCAAGAGAACGGCGCAAACGATCTGGTTACTGTGGGCAGTGTCGGACGACGCTGCAGTCTGGCTGAGCCAACGGCCCACACCGGGCGTCTGGGCGGGTCTGTATTGCCTGCCTCTGTTTGAAAACCGGGAAGCCTTGCTGGCTAGTGTGCCACCGGCGCGACACAGTCAGCTGCAAGACCAGCCGGTGATTAAGCATGTGTTGACGCACAAGGACTTGTATTTGCATCCGGTATCTGTGGTGTTGCCAACGGGCTCACCACCGGATGTGGCCGGCGCCTGGGTGGAGGCTGAACGCTGGCCAAGCCTGGGGCTGCCGGCACCGATCAGGAAGTTGCTGACGTGCTAA
- the ispE gene encoding 4-(cytidine 5'-diphospho)-2-C-methyl-D-erythritol kinase, which produces MKSIYDICAPAKLNLFLHIVGRRPDGYHLLESVFMLIDWSDTLHVELRQDGQISREDLSTPLPPNDLIVRAAQALQQASGTSYGAHICIDKQIPAQAGMGGGSSDAASTLLALNRLWGLNLSLASLKAIGLKLGADVPFFLGGHNAWVTGIGEIMTPVEVPSARFVVVKPNQGLETQRIFSHPDLKRDTKSAILSGFAADAFGFGQNDLQSVAEKLCPEISQALDWLKTSGLTGRMTGSGSAVFAQTLHNFETRSAPGSFQVRLCNNLPAHPLQGWAV; this is translated from the coding sequence ATGAAATCCATCTACGACATTTGCGCGCCTGCCAAGCTCAACCTCTTTTTGCACATCGTGGGGCGCCGCCCCGATGGCTACCATTTGCTCGAATCGGTGTTCATGCTGATCGATTGGAGCGACACATTGCACGTCGAGTTACGCCAGGATGGCCAGATCAGCCGGGAAGACCTGAGCACACCCCTACCGCCCAACGACCTGATCGTGCGCGCTGCGCAGGCGCTGCAACAAGCCAGTGGCACAAGCTACGGCGCACATATTTGCATCGATAAACAGATACCCGCGCAAGCCGGCATGGGTGGTGGCTCGTCCGATGCTGCCAGCACCTTGCTGGCCTTGAACCGCTTATGGGGTCTGAACCTGAGCCTGGCGAGCCTGAAGGCCATTGGCCTGAAACTCGGGGCGGATGTACCTTTTTTCCTGGGGGGGCACAACGCCTGGGTGACCGGTATCGGCGAGATCATGACCCCCGTCGAGGTGCCTTCGGCACGGTTTGTGGTGGTCAAACCAAACCAGGGTTTGGAAACTCAGAGAATTTTTTCTCATCCAGATTTGAAAAGGGACACCAAATCCGCTATACTTTCAGGCTTCGCTGCAGACGCCTTTGGCTTCGGTCAAAACGACTTGCAGAGTGTTGCTGAGAAGTTATGCCCTGAAATCAGCCAAGCTTTGGATTGGTTAAAGACTTCAGGACTGACTGGTCGGATGACTGGCTCTGGAAGTGCGGTGTTTGCGCAAACGTTGCATAATTTTGAGACGCGCAGTGCGCCTGGGTCGTTTCAAGTCAGGTTGTGCAACAACCTGCCAGCACATCCCCTGCAAGGGTGGGCTGTCTAG
- a CDS encoding ribose-phosphate pyrophosphokinase gives MQSDQPPEFMVFTGNANPALAADIASHLKTGVGAAEVGRFSDGEVTVEIKQNVRARDVFVVQSTCQPTNENLMELLIMVDALKRASAERISAVIPYFGYARQDRRPRSSRVPISAKVVANMLQAVGVARVLTMDLHADQIQGFFDIPVDNIYASPVLLGDLRQKNYDDLIVVSPDVGGVVRARALAKQLGCDLAIIDKRRPKANVSEVMHVIGEIEGRNCVIMDDMIDTAGTLVKAAEVLKQRGAKKVYAYCTHPIFSGPAIDRISNGQALDEVVVTNTIPLSPNALACHKIRQLNVAPLIAETIHRIALGKSVMSLFSDQDNLF, from the coding sequence ATGCAATCCGATCAACCGCCCGAGTTCATGGTTTTTACCGGCAATGCCAACCCCGCGTTGGCAGCAGACATTGCCAGCCATCTCAAAACCGGTGTGGGTGCTGCAGAAGTGGGTCGCTTCTCGGACGGTGAAGTCACCGTTGAAATCAAACAAAACGTGCGTGCCCGCGATGTGTTTGTGGTGCAGAGCACTTGCCAGCCGACCAACGAAAACCTGATGGAATTGCTGATCATGGTCGATGCGCTCAAGCGTGCATCGGCCGAGCGGATCAGCGCGGTCATCCCCTACTTTGGTTACGCCCGGCAGGACCGTCGCCCGCGCTCCAGCCGCGTGCCGATCTCGGCCAAGGTGGTCGCCAACATGCTGCAAGCCGTGGGTGTGGCCCGGGTGCTGACCATGGACTTGCATGCGGACCAGATCCAGGGCTTTTTTGACATCCCGGTGGACAACATTTACGCCTCACCGGTGTTGCTCGGTGACCTGCGCCAGAAAAATTACGATGACCTGATTGTGGTCTCGCCCGACGTGGGTGGTGTGGTGCGTGCCCGTGCGCTGGCCAAACAGCTCGGTTGTGACCTCGCCATCATCGACAAACGCCGTCCCAAGGCCAATGTCAGTGAAGTGATGCACGTGATTGGTGAAATTGAAGGTCGCAACTGCGTCATCATGGACGACATGATCGACACCGCGGGTACGCTGGTGAAAGCGGCTGAAGTGCTCAAACAACGTGGTGCCAAAAAGGTGTATGCCTATTGCACCCACCCGATTTTCTCCGGCCCGGCGATCGACCGCATCAGCAACGGCCAAGCCCTGGACGAAGTGGTGGTGACCAACACCATCCCGCTGAGCCCCAATGCCCTCGCCTGTCACAAGATACGCCAGCTCAATGTGGCACCGCTCATCGCCGAAACCATCCACCGAATTGCCCTGGGCAAGTCGGTCATGAGTTTGTTTTCTGATCAGGACAACCTGTTCTGA